The nucleotide window TGACCTGAATTGTCGTTTTTCATTAAGTACGAAGATCGGTATtgtgcataaaataaaaaagatcaGTTGTTATAATAAAACTTCTTGATTTTAAAAGCTGTTTACACAAACGGCTGCACTGAGAAAccaaacataaacatatttatttgattattgtttatagTCAGACTCCaggcgcctccgtggctcagttggttagcgcgctagggcaatgtaatgacccaggagtctctcaccaacgtagtcgctgtgagttcaagtccagctgatgctggcttcctctccgactcacgttggaaggtctgacagcaacctgcggatggccgtgggtttccccctggctcatcccggtttccacccactataatgctggccgccgccgtataagtgaaatattcttgagtacggcgtaaaacactattcaaataaataaataaatcattgaagTTATAGGCAGACGTAGAGAATTCTAACGGGTTTAGTTAGTTTCTCTTATGttttaatgggtggaggaaagtaaACTTCCAACCTTTGGTCATctactgaccaactttccacCAACACACTGGTGGAAAACAGGTTACCTTCAACAAAGATGAGCTAATTATTACTCAGTGCAGCGAACATTGAGAACCACGTTTTTTTGCCCCAAAACTCACCCACAGCACCATGCCAGGTCGAGTTGAGCTGCTCACACGTGAATAATGCATCGCGCGGCGCTTtgtcgcccccccccccccacccccccccccaccccccccaccccccatccctCCAGCACCTCGACGCTTCGATCGAGATCTGAACTGATTTACGGTCAACTTAAGCTTACGATCCCTTCGTGCAAGCGGCCCCAGTACACCATTCTGTATCCATGGTTTCTCGTCATATTCGAATAACATGATCAGATAGGCCTTTTTTGAAGTATAATATTCCTCAATGTGACAATGAAGATTATTATGGATATTGGCAGTTAATGAACAAAGTCAAAGAGCAAGTCGATTCCATTTATGCTCACGAAATATGCTTAGTGTAATCGTATAACGGTTTTGAACATGCTGCTCTGTTTCATCGCGTAATCTCTACCCTTTACAGTTATGCGACCTAGCCTTTTATAAACTGTGTCTTAAAATGGGTTGAACATCTCATTCATCTTGTTTTCCGGGAAATGTGATTACTATTCTCTAACGTCTTTTGCGTAATCCGCATATCGGTGCCAGCCTTAATAAGCACCACTTCATTGATACTTGTAAGTTTCGCTTATCATGTATTGAGGTATTTtttggatttacatgtaagtatttggtgttttaccctaTATTCGAGCATCATCAGCTTTTACGGATGAATAAGCCCCGAAAGATTTGAGGAAACCGCCGAAAAAGGCCACGTAACCGATAAACCTCCTGACGAAAGGCCGCATTCAAACCTGCAATAATCGCTGAATCTCAGCGGTCAAGATTTGTGAGATTTTAGGTAATCCATAGAACGCTCGGTCCGACTTTAATTGATCTTAATACGTGCAGGTCAACTTAATATATATTGAACGAGAAAGTTTACACAGCAAAGGAATACCTTTTTCCCGCTCAACGGCGGTAAGCGAATGTCAGATAACGCGATACATTACAAGGTTTCTGAGACGTATTTTGCTTGACCACTTAATGCTTGATGTAATCTTGGCAGCCTGATCTGTGACCATGTTTTACAAACGTAAAATGATATTGCATATCAGTATGATCATTAGGCGTTTAAAACTCGCATCATGTCGCTCAACTTGCACATTTGAGGTCTGCTGATACCAGAATGCTAGAATTCCTTTGCTCGGACTCAGACAGCGTCAGTGAGGAAGGTCAAGACCCTTGTTTGATAACCACTTAAGTCCCTTAAGGGCAAGAAGGCATTGGCGAGCTGAACATTGGCGTACTGTGTCAAGTGTGTGTAATGAATGAGCGTATACTGAAGTTAAATCAACATTCTactattgaatgaatgaatgaataatagTGGTTTAACGCGACATTGGCAGTGTTTCACCATGGTCTTGGCGATGTTATCTGGGACTGTGAATGAGGcatcagttatttttttatttgccgtttttcatttctttcatcgCTTTTTCCGTCGtatatactcaagaacatttcacttagagTCACTATTCGTGTATATCATATCAGCATATAAAATGTTCACATGTCTTCATTgtcaaaaacatttctttatttatttcacaatataCAGTGTCGGCTTGCTGCTGCCTGGATATTGTGTAAAATACTGAGATCATTTGAAACGGACAACATTggtggtaaaataaaaaaaagaaaacaaaatatgcgAAATTCCACAGCTCTTTATATCCGGTGATAATTTGATCGCGTGTGTCCAGGCCGTTGGTGACTCTCAGGGCTGAAAATGACAACACTTGGCACAACGTCACGTGATTCATCCGCCCGCATATCTATAACCGATTCTCTCATCGGTGACCTCCGACAGTTCTCGGTCATTTCCGTAAAAGTTCTCGGCCTTCGTGAAGGGGTACTGGGTGAAACAGTTTGGTCCTCGCCTTCGAATCGACGTTTATCTAAAATTTGTAACGGGGTAGCCTTGAACAAAGCGGCAATATTGTGCACAGAGTCTTTCACTGTGGCCTTCTTGTTGGAAACGTTCAGCTTGGTATTTCTATCACCACCGCTTATGTTAATGTTACTATATGGACTAAGATAACTGAGATCGTTTTTATAATGCAAAGGAATGGTTTTCTCGGGAACGCGTGGGGACTCCGCTGGACAAGTTACAGTGACGGCAGGCGTGGCGTCGCTCTGATGATACTGGTCTTCACCAGATGGTAATTCCTCCACGTCTCTGGCGTTCACAGGCAAAGGGTGTTCAATAAAAGCCTTGCGCATGCGCACTCCACTTCGAAAAATTATCCATATGTTGATAGCTAGGAAGAAGACGATTGCTAAAAACCAGAAAATAATTGTAATGAACTGCATGGCCATTACGTCCTGATGAAGAACAGCCGTTATTAGGAAGGCGACGGGAACCACGCCCCTAGATACCAATGTCCAAGAACTTCCAAATGTCACAagtcttttgtaacatttactgGTTCTATCACAGGAAATTTCTTTATAAATTCTTATAACTTCGTTGCATAGAAGGTCGGATTCCATAAGGATGCCAACAAGACCTAACAAAAGATTTTCTCTGCAACTGTAGAACACAGCGTAACAGGTCAAAGTCACGGAATGGTGCAGCAAGTCCACTTTGACGTTGGACAAATGGAGGATTAGCGTCAAATCTTGAACAGctttataaacatattttccCATGTTCATGCAGAAGATGATTCCTGTCAGGTGTGTATCTCGCGAGGATTTGGGAACAAAAGGATGAGCGATCATATCACCACGTGCCAAATCCACCACGGCAAGTACAATTATCGTCCATGTCATCAACTGCTCTGTGAATCTGAAACAGGGAGAGGATATACTGTAATTGCTATTTTACCTCTGAATGTCAGGATGAAATAACGACTACTTAAGTTCACTAAGAGTACGTCGCATGACGTTTTTCAGCCTAAATTAATGTTAACTAAGTGTTAATCTGTCTGGTGGATAATCGGCTGCTATAGGTGTTTCTGACATGTTGACCGTGTCCCAgactatggaagccggatacGGCCACGCATATGCTACCATGTGGCCTTTAAACAGAAATTGGGATATTGGATTTACATGGATAAATTTTTAGGTTGAGATCTGAATGACAACGTACAGTCTCATGAAATAATCACAAGGTTGTGACGAGCTTCGCGCGAGAATTTCATGCAGTTGAGGCGTTTGCCTTTGCGTTTACGACTGATCTACTCTTACGCGTTGGAATCTTACTTGTACAAACCAAAACCCCATGGAATGTGGATAAAAGGTAAACAGACACTGGATCAAATTTATACAGGGTTTAGCTCAATTATCGAAAGAATCAAGATCAGATCTTGACCGAATTTGGATAAAATTTCGCAATGTATATTGATTATTGACATAATTTTGTCTTAAACCGTTTCCCTATTTGACCTTGATTGGAACTCTCTCTTATACCTAAATAACCCAAGCACCGTTTCTATGACTTATAAATAACGATGGCATTCAGACCATACCCGGACGAAAGCGCGACATTTGAACCATACCCTGGTAACAACCATGCCTGGACGACAACACGAAATTTGAACCATATCTGGACGACAACTCGACATTTGGACTGTATTCGGATGACAGAATGACGTTTGTGCCGTACCCGAACGACAACACGATATTTGGACTGTATTTGGATGAAAGGATGACACTGGGGCCATACCCTGACGACAACACGACATTTGAACCATATCCAGGTGACAACACGATATCTGGACTGTATCCGGATGACATTTTTTATCATATTCGGTATTTGGATTCAAAATCCATACATTACTTAGTCAGCAACGCGAATCAAAGTGAAGAAGGACGGCTCGCCAAAACCGATGATGTCCAAGAAATATTGATAGTGCTATTGTACGAGCATGGAGCAAGATGGCAAAATACTGCATGGTCGCACCGAGCTTCCATAAGAGGCGGATTATTCCGGCGCATGCCGGGGTGTGTTCCACATAGCCACGTTATAGGTCAAAGACAGGATCGATGTCCCCAGCGTTCACAATCTGATCTCAATATATACACGTATCACGCCGAGTGATATCATATCTGCATCGTCAGGTGTCCGCCCTGAAAGTACTTATAATGTGCTACGAAAATTCTGACAAGACAAATCTGTATTGACATACATCctttgtatatatagatatgggcCCAGTTTtacgaagctctcttaacgttacgagctcGAAACTACCATGATGACGTAATGCCTACAATGCTGGTTACCGTAGTAGTAAAGTGAAcgtaacgttaagagtgctATGTGAAATCGGGCtattttccttttcatttttttttttttagagttgcTGACGTCAATGCATAGAATGGAGGACAAGCCTATAACTTGCTTCATCCATGTACGCTAGTATAAGCATGATTCGGTTAAACCCACATAACCTGATATTACATTACACAATGCATTCTATAACCTAGGCGTATCTTACTTTTACACCATTTTGAATTCTACTTTATGGTATAGCGGTAATTTGATACTAGACACCCCGTATTTCCTGGCTAACCTGATCTTTCACCAAAGAACTCCAATGCTGAGGTCATGCGAACGCACTCAACGAACATCAGGACAATGAACATTGCTGTATGTgacgtgtgtacatatatactctcCATGGATAAGAGTGGACAACTTTTTGAGAAAGATTAAATTTCCCAGACGTCGCATAACCGTCAACTGTCTGATACCGTTTTATTAAACTCAAAAGCAGCGTTTGAATTAGTTGCCCATGGATAATACTTGACTCTATATTGGGCATAATTTGAAGATTTTGTagtaatatgaaagactacaacatagagtgtaaaactagaacagcgaACACAGTGTCATTGATTgcacatggtcacacgtataaccaatgaaataaaaaaaaaaacagggttcattctaactgttcatttaaatgcttcaATAGCAGCAATGTTCAAGCCATCTAGCATGCACCATGGCTTATAAATTATACAGTTCGgcaaaaaaaatgcagtgatatttattgcaatttattatcactggtctacaattactcaaatggctgtgttgtcatcgcatttaacataCGAAAACAAACAATTCAAAAGGAgctggtcatacatgtatttaagcgTTCTGCTCTGCAAGATTATGCACTACATCCAAGGCAAATCTTGGTCCAAGACCGTCTCTTGAGTtcatcatttttcatttctccTATCATATATGAAAAATTCCTAATCATCTACTTCCACATCAAATTCAAATGCTCAAAATACAATTAACAGGGTTTTGTATATCATATTCTCATCACCACTCCAAGAAAATCTCTCTGGCAGAAATTGACTTTCTCATGGACTGATAACGTGTTCGCAGCAACACGGGAGCCATACAGGTTCAATTCTCTGGAAAATTGATCACTTGACTGAGAAACGATTTGGAATGCCAATTCGAACTTTATTTACTATGAGCATGCAACGAAGCCCTAAGCTGCCCTGGGAACCTTTTCAACCATGTTGTCTTTGTGTAGGAAGTAGCTTTCTTTAGGATTTATATGACTAAAACGGATTTGATTCTGTGCCCAGGAAAATTGAACTCAACATCCTTTCTTTGCAGACCATCATTATCTTTTTCAAACCCCAATCTATCTTGTCAATCTTCTGAGCACGCCGTGGTGCTCTTCTGGTATTTAAATGATGGTGCGTGATAACGATCTTCTTATCAAGTATACAATATATCACGAAAGTATGCACTCGATATATAACAAAGGTTCTATATGTCGcaatagcgcagcgtaatgactcaggagcctctcaccaatgcggtcgctgtgagttgaagtctagctcatgctggcatcctatctggccgtacgtgggaagctctgcaagcaacctgcggacttccccgggctctgcccggtttcctcccagcataatgctggtcaccgtcgtataagtgaaatattcttgagtacggcgtaaaacaccaatcaaaaaaaaaaatcgtataagtgaaatattcttgagtacggcccaaaacataaatcaaataaatgaataaatactagtaaatatATGTCGTAATATTCTCAagattttttattcatatatcgccatactcaagaatgtttgttTATAACAGTCGGTTTAATGGGTTGAAAATTGCAAAGATGTCATTGGCATGAGAGGATGAGACCatgacatacacgtacatgtcatTCCTGCAGTCCGTCACAGTCATCTAGAAAAATCTAATACAGGATTTGAATAGGCTTGGCAGAtgtcatgaaaaaataaaacaaccacGCAGTTACATATAACTGGAGATGTAAAGCTCAGCTCAATCCAGGCATTTATTTGTCCTGCGTTAATTCTCAGTGCCAGGTCTCCGTCgttatatatattcacacaacCTTATCAAGTCCGTCACTGATATACGTTTCCACCGGGTATTCCTGCTATAAAATTTACAACTTTAAACATGCTATACTCTGCCTAAGGAGACTCATCTAGTTTAGTTATTTTTATCatctacaaaaaataaaaccgtCGACTAATCAAAAGTAACAAACCCTCAAAAACGTGATTTTACAACACGCTGCCTACATATGTGTCACaattgactggtacatttctgTAACAAACGATAACACGTGACCTTATTATACAATCGGATATCGTCCAAACATGTCGCGACTGTCCAGTTCTTGTGTGGATATATATACGAACCGGTGCATGGATTAACCTAAAATTTTACGTTTTCTGGGAGTGTATAACTGCGAACAACGACAACAGTCCGGTTTTGTGGTAAGATGGATCTGATTACAAAGAGCTGCTTCACCGTGTGGCAGGAAACAGCGTCGATCAAACCAGGATACTATGGCCTGGCAGAGGACCTGGGCTGACCGGAGCCCTGCACCATCCCAAAAAGGTCACTGAGTGCAAGTCCGTTTACAATCTTATTGTTACTTATAGGTAGTCTATCTGTGAAAATGTTCTTAACACCACATTACATTAAATGACCATTGTTCAAAAGGCTTTCTGCGAAGTAACACCATGAGTAGATACTATGAATTATATAGCGACCTTGACTCTCATCTGTTGGTTTAATTGTTAATACTGTTATAGATAGCTATACGGCAGCAGGATGTTTATCTCGCGCCGCCAAACGCTGGTTCCGTGTCTACTGCAGACTTCGTCACATGTTGAAACATTCTGGCTCCGGTTTGTGAGGAACACTTACCGCATAGCTATGTTAAAAGCACTCTCTCCATTTAGTAGCCCGACCAGTATATAGACTAGCATCATGAcagaaaaattatattttattatttaattgtacagttttatatacttttttgcTCAGTTTTACTGAAAAACCTTGGTCGACATTCACAACTTTCTATCACTTAAAATGTCATCCCTCTTTCCTACAATGAGTCTGAAAAAGCTTTTTGACAAAAAGTACAGGTAAGTGTTGTTCTTTTGTCATTCGTAATCCATGTAATATAACATCTACAGGGAAATAAATGTctatttaaaaagtaaaaaggtCGCGAGCGAGCGCGCAAAAGATTTCGCCATGATGAAATATTGCGGTAACAGGCGGAGCGATATGGCGTCAACAGTTTTTCATAAGCAACGTACTTTGACGTCCatgtcatgtatttatatatgtgttcCGCTTTTATATGTTAAATGGGCTGTTTCCAACGTTATGAGTAACAGCTGAACAGCAGTATCACCGTTGATTGGCGCGTATACGTCAGGTTCATACACAAGTCCTACACATGCAACTTAATTCTCAACAAATACTTACATCAGATTCCGATAAATTTGTCTTGACAATTAACACTGCTTTTAAGAATTCGAATGGGTAAAAATGAAACGCTCATTTCTGGCAgacaaatttaacatttgtCCTCAGAACAAACGACCAAATGCAGTTACTGCCAAATGCTATATATTAAAGGCTGGATCATTTTTTCAAAACCAAATTCCATGATTCTAATATGCTcctcgatatggctgaaatactgctgtTGTGACATTAATCCCtagtaattcatttattcaaagcGCCATTTAAACACGATACGTAAActttaaacaaacaacacacaggTGATTCGGTGCATGCTTGCCACACGTGTCCATATTATTTGGAATTGGCTGGACTTCGTTTGATACGTCTGCGTCTGTATCCTAGTATTTCGGATACAGTATAAACATCGGTGCGTTTAAACTTAATACGACGTATGCTAACGAAAACAGCATTCGCCTACTGAAGCCCAACTGCATAAAATATGCCGACGTGTGCGTCTATTCCTGTTATAAAGGGATAACAAGTACTCAAAGACTTCGGAGCTGAAATAGGATTCGTAACTGGAAAATTTACACGTGTCTACtttcatcaatgaaaactgccATATCTCCTTAATCAGTTAAATCTCTTCTATGCATTTTTTCCAGCATGTTATTttacacgtatatacatttTACCGTATGGGAATCGGTGATGTTAGACGTCTTTTTCACATTACGACTGTTATACGAATGTAGGATTGCAGCGcctatatatttacttattcgatCATTATTTAGCGTAATACACACGCTTTTTTTACTTATAAAGTGACATTTAGTTTCACGGATGGTAGAAACTAGATCGAGTGcgcggaataaaccaccgacaatTGGCAAGCTACTGGCCAGCTTCGTTCTGTTGGAAGGCCAGCGATTTCCAACGAACTTAACGTAAGACAACATGAGATAGTGTCGCCGACTGTATCCTGCCACAAAGGCCCGGCGAACAATGAAAACATGAGAATCTTTATAATTGTCTGTCTCAGGATGGTACTGAACCCACGATTGTGACAAGTTTATCGATGTTTATTCATTGATCGTTCAGATTTAAAGCAGATATCAGACAGTTAAGTGTACATTACaattgtacgtcactattaccgtatcATTGTCCtttatgtgcgattatcgtatgTACGACATTTTTGTGCAAGTGGGCCCAGAAACCTACTTTTTTTAATGATACTCCATCAAACATCTTAGTTCCTTTATACATAATTAATTACACCTTGCAGATTTATAATTGGCACGTACCACACTGTAATTGATAGATCTGTACTTAGCGTTGCTGTTATAAGCTGTTCCATTCTTGTCGTTAAAGGTGCTAATTATCGCGAGGCTATGTGGGAGATCCGTCTATACATTAGTGTTTGTAATAAGACTAGTCATCGTGTAACAAAACTGAGAGTCTGCGTCATGTGTGATAATAATTTTTCCCTTCCAATATGAACTTTGATTTTGCTTTCAGTGCTTGTATATCAACTGAACTTTCTTATAAAAATCATCAAACAATGGTTTGTATTTCGCATGCTGCAAACGTTATTTAACATTCGTATGCTTGTTCCCTAAAACAGTTCATGTTAAAATAAGCAATAATTTGCAGAACCTGATACGGCCATCCCGCTATATGTCAGTGTCGTCATGCCCCTCCTTAAGTGAATGACTAAAAATATTGGACTGACGAGCTGACCAACATACCGATCGACAGACCAACAAACAGACCGACAAAcagaccgaccgaccgaccgaccgaccgaccgacagaCCGACCAACATACTAACCGACAGACCCACCGACTGACCCACCGACTGATCCACCAACAGACCCACCGACAGACCGACAATCAGACCAACAGACCGACAAACAGACCGGCCGACAGACCAACCGACAAACCAACCAACAGACCGATGAACAGACCGACAGACCCACCGACAGACCCACATACATACCGACCGACCGATCGACCGACCCACAAACAAACATACCAACCGACAGGACGATAAACAGACCGACAAACAGACCAACCGACAGACCGACAAACAAACCGACCCACAGACCGACAAACATACTGACAAACACGCCAACCCACAGACCGGTCGAATAGACCTACAAACAGACCAACCGTCAGACCGACCAACAGACCGACCCACAGACCGACAAACACACCGACTGACAGACACACCGACAGACAGACCGACAAACAGACCGACCGACAGATCGACCAACAGACCGACAAACACACCGTCCGACAAATCGACCAACAGACCGACAAACACACCGTCCGACAAATCGACCGACAGACCCACTGACAGAATGCTTGTCGCAGCGTAAAACTTGTCAAAAGAgatatatgtaggtatgtatgcttgggggttaacgtcgcacttaacaatttttcagtcagatggaGACGAGGAGTCGTCATGTGTGTGTATCGATATACTGTTGCTGCTTGaagcagggcgagttcatgccgccaaagtgttgcgTCACTGGgacatcatgctgaagacaccagtcatgacacccctccaagtcacattatactgaaagcgggccaaccagtcctgtttccttgtccCTCCCCCTCAGTGCTAAGTGCCCAGCTAGTCAaaaacaagtgccatttttaatgtctttggtatgactgactcgggtttgatcccgagtctCAAAAGAGATGAAAGAACTGCCataacaaatcaaaataaaggACAAAGTGTACATATAGAAACGTCCGCTCATAAATTCAACACATGTATAATTCTTTCAGGCATTGATTTAAATGTACCGGTATAAGAATATTAAATTCCGGAGAGGTTGCAGGTTCGAAATCAGCTCTCGCTTTGTCCGATATCAGACAAAGGGCGGTGGCCTGCTATGGTCACGTATACGTGAGACCGGCGTTATATAAGAGAATACTTCTTCACGGCGTTTAATACTAATGGAATAAATCGATCAATCAATTCATGAATGAATAAACCAGTCATTTGGGTTTCATCAGGACCGTATAGCAAGTTGGTCCCAGGCAATACCGATAAATGCATGGTGATGCCTCACTGGAATATCATGCCGGAACACAACCCTGCCACTCCATATATACTGTCACGGTATACGGATAACGGGTGGACTAGTACCATATACTTCCCTCTTAACGTTATACCAAGGCCGTACCAAGGCAGTACCACTTTTATAGTATTATAGATATCACCAGACCCGGGATCGAAACCGAGTCGTCCGTTTACGAGATCGACGAAGGCTTTAATCCATCGTATAGGGGACCTACTAATAAGTTGTAGTACACTGTAGGAttatcatttaatatttattgtatttgattATTCTTTGACGCCaacatcaagaatatttcatgtatactattgcggtcagttttgtggggAGGAAACGGGACAACTTCGAATAAACAACAGAGCCCATTACTCTagttatatataaaacacattacttatttgttcttttcataTTGTATGTGACACATCACTTACATTTTTGGTAACATCCAAGACTGGTCGGTGTGAAGGTTGATGAGCTTTTGTGCCAGGTGTTGGAGACCGCGGGGCAGACATACCAGTAGGTAGCCCAGGGCGGCCCGGCTGACCAGGTAGCACAGAGTACAGGCATTGATGGTCAGCGACACGGTCACCACGGCCGTTTGGGCATCCCGACTCTGCTGGATGGTGGGGGTGTACCATCCCCGAAATGTTCTGTGCGGTCGCCAATACTCCCGTACCAGGCGATGACACTCGAGTCATTGTCACGCTAGCTGCCATACTACCGTCGTACAACccttcagttttttttccatcaGCTGCGAGATGTTCATACTGTTTGTAATTTGCCATCTGCAGCTTCGCATACACAGGACGGGCTGACAGCTGTCATCTGTACGACCGTAGCTGTCTACAGCATATTGTAGTACACGGTAGTACAACCTGCCACTATTATGAGTGGTTTACCGCGTAGCCATATGACTTGATAGGCAATCGCCGCGTGTTCGGCAACGCTGATTGGTGGAAACAAACCAGGAAGTTCTCTGTCGCTCAATGAAGTTCTTGTACCGCATATCACACGTCACCGTCACACCGACACACTGTGTAGGAGGGGTGATTGAGGGAGCCGCGGGACAGCCCGGTTATGGAGTTAAGCAGAGCTGATGAGATTTGAGAACGGCATAACAGCTCGCCTATGGAGGCTATAACAAACTCGTACAACATCAACCACAGGAGTCGGAATGAAATCGTTGTGGTCTGTATATATAGTTCAGTAATAAACAACCAGGCTAACTGGTAAAGTTTATACTCCGTACGTCGTGTATTGACCAAAATATAAAGCAGTGACCTAAATATCAAGGCCCTGTCAATCGCGTAATAATAAcaacataataaaacatttatataaataaaccaaaattcTCCTGAGCGGCCTGATTGAACCGTAGGATAATGATTCTAGTACAGACCTATAGCAGTTGAAGTGACTCAAGGGGAATTACCAGCAGATTCAAGGTTAATTTCAGTAGCTAAGAGAGTAGAGTCGTGATACGTGCCGTGAACAGGtcttacaaataaaatgtgtaaGACATCCAATCAGCTGTGATCATCTGTGACTGGGAAGAGGGAAGTGCTGTTGTGTGTGTATACGGACATGTTTGCGAGACGGAgattacatgaatacatgtataatctttCTCACTGATCTAGGTGTCATTAGT belongs to Liolophura sinensis isolate JHLJ2023 chromosome 9, CUHK_Ljap_v2, whole genome shotgun sequence and includes:
- the LOC135475294 gene encoding uncharacterized protein LOC135475294 — its product is MLPKIFTEQLMTWTIIVLAVVDLARGDMIAHPFVPKSSRDTHLTGIIFCMNMGKYVYKAVQDLTLILHLSNVKVDLLHHSVTLTCYAVFYSCRENLLLGLVGILMESDLLCNEVIRIYKEISCDRTSKCYKRLVTFGSSWTLVSRGVVPVAFLITAVLHQDVMAMQFITIIFWFLAIVFFLAINIWIIFRSGVRMRKAFIEHPLPVNARDVEELPSGEDQYHQSDATPAVTVTCPAESPRVPEKTIPLHYKNDLSYLSPYSNINISGGDRNTKLNVSNKKATVKDSVHNIAALFKATPLQILDKRRFEGEDQTVSPSTPSRRPRTFTEMTENCRRSPMRESVIDMRADESRDVVPSVVIFSPESHQRPGHTRSNYHRI